The Notolabrus celidotus isolate fNotCel1 chromosome 16, fNotCel1.pri, whole genome shotgun sequence genomic sequence AAATATTTAAGAACTAAATTATAAATTTAAGTTTactatacatttttaaaataggAGTATTTTTGTGGTGCACTCTGAATTAAATAACCACAGCACTGCTTTCAGAGAAAACCAAagcaaataattaaaacaagacATTTCTGAGAATAACCCTGCTAACAGAAGTAAAATAAAGCATTTTTCTCTTTGTAAGTTGATTAAGAAAAGCAAGGGTTCCACTGAGTATCAAACAGGATGATACATGACTGACTACAGTTCGAACAGAGGACGTGGTCAGGTAAAGCTGCCGTTCTTCAGGACGCACTGAACGGGGATTTGGGACTGTGAAAGGCAGCTGCACAGTTCCGGGTCTCTGTCAGAGGACTCCAAGAAGGAGAGGGGGCTTCCTCGTGGTGGTGTGTCCACACTCATTCCAAAGCCTGATGATGAAGAGCTGTTGAGGTAAGAAAAGATAGGGTGAGgggtcattaaaaaaaattacttttttgttggggggggggggggggggtagatcGGGTAAATCGTCTGTCTGAAGTCTACCTCTCACAGTCAGAGTCACAGGAGGACGACTTCTCCTCTAGCCTGCTGACGTAGCTGATGCTGCTGGAGCGCTGGACGGCTTCAGCCACAGTATACTTGGTTTTACCACGAGCAcacctctccatcctcctcatgTTCAGGTCAGACTGGAGAAACAGATGAAGTCGACTGTCCGATAACAGCAGAGGTGTATGAAGAACACTGGAGAGGAAAGGATGTTGCATAACAATGACATTTGAAATAGTGTGTAACAAGGTCATCGGTCATGAGAAATCTTGCTctcaacattttatttcttacGGCTGTCAGGTGGATTTTAAAGTAATACCACTAGGTGGCAATGCTATTATTTGATTACTGCCATTGTTAAAGCTGCACAGCCACTCACTATTCTAA encodes the following:
- the snx10a gene encoding sorting nexin-10A, with product MSMDSILEGLSKTEFISICVRDPRLVKDDFWHTHIDYEICVHTNSMCFRKKTSCVRRRYSEFVWLRNCLEQNALIIKLPKLPPWNPFISMRNKDQVSHRMQGLQEFLEYVLHTPLLLSDSRLHLFLQSDLNMRRMERCARGKTKYTVAEAVQRSSSISYVSRLEEKSSSCDSDCESSSSSGFGMSVDTPPRGSPLSFLESSDRDPELCSCLSQSQIPVQCVLKNGSFT